In one window of Brachyhypopomus gauderio isolate BG-103 chromosome 16, BGAUD_0.2, whole genome shotgun sequence DNA:
- the LOC143478137 gene encoding uncharacterized protein LOC143478137, whose product MDRLMFCHRWLLLGFQREFEHNDALRLLEILICHHMELMSQEVGRARAQGRLDSTHSPEDGAAMEPQAITTEFTFDLFLCATILLENRTALLSCSNEVQLIQFTNSLKGTVDLNRSLKKAEEHFYNYCQRLTWVCVDTRAHSPKSKDERFLSQLRSLFS is encoded by the exons ATGGACAGGCTGATGTTCTGTCACAG GTGGCTCCTCCTGGGGTTCCAGCGGGAGTTCGAGCACAATGACGCGCTCCGGCTGTTGGAGATCCTCATCTGTCATCACATGGAGCTGATGTCTCAGGAGGTGGGCCGGGCACGCGCCCAGGGGAGACTGGACTCTACGCACAGCCCTG AGGACGGAGCGGCGATGGAGCCTCAGgccatcaccacagagttcaCCTTTGACCTCTTCCTCTGCGCCACCATCCTGCTGGAGAACAGGACAGCACTGCTCAGCTGCAGCAACGAGGTGCAGCTCATCCAGTTCACCAACAG TCTGAAGGGCACGGTGGACCTCAACAGAAGTTTGAAGAAAGCAGAGGAGCACTTCTACAACTACTGCCAGCGCCTGACGTGGGTCTGCGTGGACACCCGCGCTCACAGTCCCAAGAGCAAGGATGAACGCTTCCTCTCCCAGCTCCGAAGCCTCTTCTCCTGA